gtctgtctgtctgtgggGGGAGGGTGTGGTAACTGGCGGTGAAACGTGTAATAAGAACACATTGTGTCAGGTCAGGAAGTGCTAATGATGCCATTGATGCCCTCAGTCACCTGTTACTTGTATCTGTATTTTGTATCTACATTAGTGTATCTTGAACTGTGCGATAATTGATCACTGATTTACGCGAGAGACAAATAACATACTCAAATAAAAACGTTAGCCAAATGTTTTCCTTTGTTCCAAAGGggattttcttatttttcgttttgccattgttttgttttgtttttttttggttgaatattttcgttttttaatgCTTGCTTTACACACATGGATTAAATATGTACGTACACATAACAAATACGAGTAATTCAAGTAATTTGTATTATGACTGTGATTTATGGTCACCCATCCCTATATCTTGGTTATATGTCTCTTCTCAAGTGCTTAATGCACTTAATTACGGGGCTGCTCTACGCATACTCGACGCCAATCAGAgacccaaaaaaacaacaaaaaaatccTGGCTGGCAACCACTTAgggtattttttttcatttgtatcCTAGCCGTAGTgcacaatttatatattgtattcaaTGCGGATGAAAAAATGACATTATAGGCCCGCAGTGCACTTTTTATATTATCTATTTCAATTGGATATCATAGACGAATACACAATATATGTTAATTGATAGACATTTTATGTAAGTAACGAGTACTAAGTAGGTGGAGAACATACcatcaacaaacaaattggTGCCTTTGCGatcttcatttcattttggaaGCTACAATTGAttcatttaatgcaatttgacAAGTTTGCATAAGGTTACAAGACGTTTTGAAATAACCCTCGGTATACATACACCCAGGCGATAATATTTAAGCCATGTGTCTGATCTGTGTGTGATTTGCTTTTCggtgtataaaaaatatatactgaatTTCTTTACTGCCAATATTAATTGATGTTGATCGATTGATTGCATCTAGTATTGTTGCCAATTTGAAATCTGAAAAGTAAATTTTGATAtctaataaattgaaataataaaaagaagtgTACAATCTTGAAAGTGATTCATGCTACAAAATCATACATATTAGTGCAATAAAtgtgttattgttattgttacttgTACTGTGAGTGTTATGTTTACTGTTATTTCTAGAATACGAGTATGAGACTATTGTTGTGTTACTACAGAGTTTATCTAGAGATCATTTGAGTACAATTACCTTTTTTATGGAAGTTATTCTTGAGGGAAAAGATGTTCTGGTGTTATGTTTACAGTTTGTTCAATCGGAATTTAATCCGATGTGCGATTGAGTAATtgtgatatatatattttttaaaatttaattctatGTAATAAGTGATCGCAGCTTTTCATTAAGACAAGTGCTGTACACGTAGATTGTTTCGGATTTTAATTCGATTTGATTTATAGGGTGCAAAAGATCATTGTGATATAGTGAAATCTTGTATAacctgtttgtttttttttaagggtttctctttattattgttttgttgttttgttcgtattataataataatcgtaatTATTACCGGTTCTACATAATTGAGATgacattatcattatcattatcttTAGACTTTtatcttcatcttcttcttcttcgtcttcttcatCATCTACATCGTTTCCTTGCTCTGCTATCATCCTGAATTGTTCGCTTTATAGTAGATTTGTGGATCATTTTCGCATGTTGttcattttgataaattttctcgttttttcATTTATCGCATTTTATCGTTTTAagatttacatttatataatttacacatttaGTAAGTCATACGCGTTGATAAACGAGTATGCATATAGTAtgattatatatatgtagcgCATATTACACAATGGCGCGATACATTCAGATATAACATCGATATATCTTCATATATATGTGTGACGTCTGATCGCGATAGTTTTATATCAATTCAATCAATgtcagtttattttttgttctgcagaataataacatttatatttatacgtCTGTATATATTGTGgtaaataattgaagtatacatttatatatatatagtttgttttttttttgttttgcaaatatttaaattgcatagcgaatttaaacattttgatgccttaattatttaatatgcttGCACAAAAAACCTTTAATAGGTATGACCATAAACATGTTCTTGATCTGTTTATCTtcatcgttttttttttaaccttatctttgtgtgtgtttttgtctgttttagtgtagtttgttttgtttttagctttttgtttttcgaataaattgtaatacatttaaattattaagtgGCCTCAGCCAGCATAATTTTTTCTGCTggtttttacaatttttttgtgaatattttttcgatattttttttttgtttgtttgtattttgtttaattgtttataacACAAATCGTCGCCAAGTGGCTTAacagatacatatatattgtatagtaggtacatacatatatatttgtttgtattgtaTAATCATATTATAAACACATcgatattttgaaatgttttcacTTAAGCCTAAAATTTTCTCATTtagttttagttgtttttgtttttccaaaaATGTATGAAAGCCTGCGCTTATTTGATTtcgcttatttattttattatatttgttttgcatttagtAGATGttatgcataattatttatCTGGGTTCATTTTTGTTCCGTTATCATAAGtacacataaatatgcatatgtttAATGTACGATATTTGCCATACCATTTTCTTTacgatatatttttttccattgtatttatttgtatttgtatattatttgatttgaatcaactcaaacatttatataatatacgtatataagtatatgattttatttcgTAGTACtttctcatatatatatatagtatatatatatattatgtatatgtCATGTTGAACGTCATATGTATGCTGATTTCACATTAACTCTATTAACAAAGCTCTCCCAAAGCCGGAACATCGATCGGATCAAGGTGTCTTCTACAGGACGAACTGCGACGGCGTCTGCGTTAATCTCATTATGTAGGCCTATAACTAGGGTCGGTCCGTGATGTCTGTGGCATTTGTCCTGGGTCAGgtaactatatatgtatgtattttgttgtcgtttaGTAGTAGATGCGTTGTCCGAGAGTTGAGATGTGCGTATTTACAGCCTGTCCATGTTATTACGTCAGCTTGCGTTTATCTAGGAACTCAAACCATATTGTATTCGGTTCGTCAGTCAGTCGGTCATCGAGGTCTGTTCTactcttctccttcttcttcttcgtctaACTGCAATTCGTACTGTTCGAAGTTCTCCATCTCGATCGAGTCCAAGCCTGGTcaagttgtttgcttttacACTTAATCCTCCCATTGGGGAGCTCTGCTCTTCTGGCTTCCCCTTGTCTAGCGAGTTAAGATGGAAGAGCAGATCTCCTGGGTCATATATTGTTTGTTACCGTTCCGacgtttgtttttgttcgtacggattttaatgtttaaattaccttttttcttttgttgtatATGCATCGTTTTGTATATCTATGTTACACCATCAATGAAAAtagatttctttttgtttgaaaatgaTAAACTGTGCCTCTTATACGCACAcattatatgttatatatatatagtatgtttcgattataatatgtaatataagtatatttaacATAATGTATGccttttataatattataacgTTTATTATGATGTGTTATGTGTAAGTTCCGTTCAATAATCTACGCATGGTTGTTGTGTTTCTTCGATATTAGaaatattatcattattataccTCAAATATACATCAAtaagcttttgctttttactaCAATACATTTAGAgttttatttgcctttttaGCTTCCTTATCATCCTTTcactttcctttttttttttgtttttttagtacacttatttaatttgtttgtcgAAGAAcaagttgaaatttttgttttagtaattaataatttaacacTGGAAAAAACTCTGTTTGAATTATTcgttaaattaataaaaaactcactactaaatattttcattttctttgcttATGTTAATCTGttatgttttttgcttttatttaactttCTACCACGttagtaaattttatttaaattttttgggAATTTTTTGCAAGCCcgaagttgttgttgggctCGCCACAGTTATTGtaatattgtttttcatttgctttttagTGTTTGTCGTgtgttttcattaaaatttgttgataaCGAAGGAAATgctaacaaataaatattgcgtctagttaaatttgtttagtgttttgttttgttttgttttgtggtatttgcttaacattattatttgttgaaaattCTTCAAACTACGTTTAACTCATTTTTGCaatatgttttttcttttaacatCAACTGCTACATAAAACtgttaattatttgtatttattcataaattatgagatattttttttctgaaattttttgttgctaacttgcagcatttgcatttcaactGCTTTCCACTTTCCTCGTTCTTCTTCCTTGCAACATTCTTGCTTTCATTTTCAACTTTccactttttttgtatttttctaattgttttattttttgaataatttgcgCTTACTTCACTAGAATTGTTTGTTTCATTATTTCGTTATTTGTAGATTTAGTCAATTTTGTAGCTTTTTAAGTCATTTGTATCTTTGTGGCTGCTCCTTGTGCTGTGTTGAGTGTACTGTGTTGTGTTGGTGATTGTGATTGGCAGCCTTTGAGACTGCACAATCACATTTTAACCGAGTGCTATCTGGTTATTAATCCTGTTTAACGTTTGCTATTTGTCCTTCTGAAACATTCAAAGGGTCATGCCTGAGTGGGgaattgttttcgtttttgttttagtttttgtttagtgtatttttctttgttgtgtACGTGTtttgcttgtgtttgtgttgtgtataTTTCCTGTTCTTCTTTTAGCCGGCAATAAtgtacaattttgttttgcatttgccatgCCTGAGGCTATCATCGCTTGGGATACCTCAGCATGATTCATATGTGTGTGGCACATCCTCCAATTCAACACATTCTTGTTTTGCCTCCCGAGCAATCTGCAGTCGCAGCTTTTAGCTGCCTCAAGTTTGTTGCTGTTCAGATGataaatagattttttttcttgttgttgttgttgtaaaacTGTGCTACAAATTGATCGGGAGTGCTTTCTGCTTCTTCGTTTAAATACTTAAGTTAAGTATggttaaataatattatggATCGTTTTTCTCcgattgtttttttcttttgcatgaAGTAGAAGTATTTGTAGTAGTACAATTGAATAATAACTGAATAAATTCGCACACATATGGTTTGGTAAAACaatattcgaaatattttcgaaaatacTTGTACACACAGATATATAGTAGTTAAAGTCGTTAGtaatacacacaaatatatgtaagtattgACATTCACAATATTGTATATGaataatgtatattttgtattcatatatatgtatatatattttgtatttattaatatatatgctttttaaatatatatagtaaactTGTATAATTAATTGTCATACACATCAATAGCGtcttttgtcttttgttgttgtatctgcttgtaaatagaaatattttatcatttgTTTATTCATCTCAAAATCCCTCAATACTTTTCCATACGTTCCTTCGATTAGTTTTAGGTACAAATTTTGAATGCATCCTTCTGCgatttatatgtgtatatgtatgtgtagaaTATGTCTCAATTGTCTTCAGTGTATTTGTGTTAAGTGTTTaagcgcgtgtgtgtgtgtgtgtgtttgtgttaagtgtttgtgtgttgggCTTGTTATATAGTTGTTAGTTGTTTGTCTTTAGACGGCATATGTATACCATTTAGCTCGATTGTTTCTTCATCTATTCGTCTGGTTATTTCAAGCACATCAATCATATTCGGTTTAAATTTCAAGTTGGATATTCATATGgatatattcatattatgTGGTACTCGTATTTTGCTTCGTTTGCTTTGATAATAATATGTAGTATGTATCGTTTTACCGTTCAACATCGATATAAACGCGTAAGTAAAATGCAttcataattgaattaaatgcttaACAGCTACACATGTATATAATGTTCATAAATATATCGTTATTTTcgtgttcttgttgttgttgtattttacgAGTAGAGAGTATAAATAACACTCAAATATGTTATGTGACtttgcttgattttttttggtattacgAGTAGTAGAAATacaagtgcattgtttttgttcataattcatttttgCATAGCGCAGAGACACCGACCGACACCGATGTGCTTTGTCTGCGGTCTTCTATTCGCCACatgtgccacatgccacaccaGCGACAAACACTTTCATTCCTTAGCCAGAGATGCGCTCCAGCTGCCACGGGCTGGTGTGTTCACCTGGAGCCGCATGCCGACCGTTGGCAAGTGTTTGCCACAACGTGTTGCATGTGCACATCtcactttaattttttctctttatgTGGTGCATTTTTTGTAGGTGCAAAActtaagtttagtttttagttgttttgttttgtttttttggttttgcttttgcttcaaCTGAACTGTGTAATttgtgtctgtttgtgtgttttgttttgtatccAACGCTAGCCGACCATATTGAGCCCGTTTCGAACCTTCCAAGTGCTTATGCCAAATCATATGTGtagtgtgttgtgttgttctctgtgtgttgttgtgttgtgttgtggaAACGTATACTGTTTAAATctagctacaacaacaactaatatttatataagttTATAATAAGACATAAAAAGGACCCCCGAAACGCTGCAACAAACAGATTTTTTAActaaaagttgttgttttcgacgtctctccctctctttacTTCTTGGCCGTTGTTTGCTTGGCCGACGTCGTCTTCGCTGGCGTCTTTTGCTCAGCGGCTGCCTTTGTctgctccttctccttctctttaTCTTTCTCCTTATCCTTTCCCTTCTTATCCttttccttctccttctccttggCGGccgctttgctgctgctggtgggcGCCTCTTCCTCGGCTGCCTCCTGCGCCTTGTCCTCCTTCAGCGGTTCCTTGGCGGCTCCGCCAGCATCCTTGTCCAGTTCGCGCTTCTCGCCCGATGTGTTCGCCGGCAGAGCCTTCAGTATGGCGTGCACCTCTTCGGCGACGGCCATCAGCACAAACTCAAACTGCAGTCGAGTGGCCACGACGCCAGCTCGCTGATCTCGCAGATGCTCTAGCGTGGCGGCAATGTCGATTTCGCGTGCGCCTTTGTTCATGCGTCCTAGCACCAGATCCAACAGTATGTAGGAGCCAGTGCGTCCGGCGCCAGCGCTGCCATGCACCACAATGGGGCACGAGCGACCGCGATACGATTTGTTCACCttgctgcatttttttttcgttggcAGAATAATGTTAGCTGCAATCTACAATGGAAATAAGTGAAATTTACTTACCGTCGGAAGTCGAGCAGCGCCTTGGCCTGGGGTGGCACACCATTCTGGGGCCAGGAGAGGAAGTGGAATTGGGTGACGGTGCGTGTTTCGCTGGTGCGCAGATTTTTCAGGTAGAAAGAACGTACGAGGTAATCGTCACACCAAATGTGTTCGCTAACCAAGTGAACCTGCAAATAAAGAATAAGCACCAATTTAAAGTTAAGTTCAGTAAAGTTTAAGGATGTAACTCACCTCATAGATGTGATAGACCTCGGCACCTTCTTCCGGCCAGTAGCGCGCACAGGCAACGTCACCATTTTCTTGCAGACGGCAAAGCGCCACGATAACAACGGCGCCCTGCTCCCAAATCATTTGCCAGAAATGCGCCAGGGTCGAGGGAAGCGGTCCCTGAGCTGCCACATAAGCGGGTGCGCGTGGGTCATGATCGGTCTAGGAAAGAAGTCAATAACTCAATAGGGAATAAAGTATTACAACTTTCCGGATCTTACAATCGTTGAGGCATTCACATAGTCCAGTCCTTCGGCATTCGCCAGATGGTTGAGCACCACCCGCGAATGATCATAGGGCAAAGGTGCGCCAGGTCGATTCAGATTGGCACACTGCGGCTGGGAGGCGGCATCCCGAGCACTTGGCTCCGCTTCATAGCGGCACAGAGCCTCCCACTCCCGCTGTAGTCGTCCCTTGTTACGTAGATGATCCTCCATATAAGACTGCAAGCGAACcagaattaatttaaatgtcgAAAGACATTTCCCAATGGAAACTTACCAGCACCATGTGTCCAGTTGAGATATCCATGTTCGTCAGCGCCGGCTCCTCGCTCCACGATGAGGTGCTTGAGCGCGAGGATGGTGGCCGACCCTCGTTCTCCTTGCTCAGCGATGTGATGCGCCCACTGTGCGCTGTTTCCGATGCTGTAGCTCCACCATTACCGCCATTGCCTGTGCCGGGTGTTGCGTTTCCATTCTTGCCCGCCATGCGTGCACGACACAAATCCTGGTAGTCCTTGCTGCAACTCTCGGCACCCGAGATGCCCGACTGCAAGCCACCCAGTTTGTCGCGCTTGCGATCGTGACGCTTAATCAGTATCAAGGTGACAAAGATCACAATCACAGCCGCTGCCCCGGCACCAGCAAACATGTAAGCCATAATGTGTGTAACGTCGGGACCTTGCTCGGCTAGCTCGATGCGTGATGCCGACACGCTGGGATCCCGCAGATCCTTGACCTTGTCGCCGACGCCAGCGTGCAGAACGTAGAAGCCAACCCGTCGCTGGATGTTGTTCTTGACGCCGCGGTTCTCGTTGATGTAGCGTGCCACATCGGCGGCCGTCTTGCGCTCGGGGTTGTTTGAGTCAACCCGGAAGCTGACTTCGTGTGGTTGAACGCTATGGGGAATTGAATTTAAGGTGAGTATATTTAAGGagaaaaaatttgcaaaaatgcaTACGAATTAAGGGAAATACTAACAGAGAAGTTGTTATACATTTCTTATTATCTTTTAGTCCCATTCTATTTGtctattttttaaaataacctcatatcatattaAAAGAGGAGAAAGCTTTTATCTGTATCTTTTATTTCAGACTTAAATTAAGTTTCTTTTCTATAACCCTGAAAGCATGGAGAAGTAGCATTGCGGTTTTATAAAACTTAGTACATTAATGTTTTAATGAAAGCTGATTTATTGAAAAGCCCGAACTTTTGTAGAATTACCATACACACCCTTCTATTTTTTCCCTCTATCTTAGGCATATGGCTCATACGCTACCTTTTCTAGTTAAGTCTGCTTCCTTGAGTTCCCCTTTAAACGTAAGGTTCATTTCGCTTTCATCACCCACATTAAACTAATCTTAATTTAGTCTTTAAATACTTACgttaaataagaaaagtatCCCTGCATGTGTAGTATTTGCGCCAGCTCATTCATAATGCGCTGCCCATCGTACCAACTGTCGATTCTGCAAAATGGCAAAGACAAGTTTAGTTACCATACACTTGTGACTCCCCCGATAGCTGCCTCTACTTACGGGTTCTTGACGAACACATGTGCATATTCAGTGTCTACGGTGTGCGGCGCATGATCCTCGTCCGAGTGTTGCTCCTTGATGaccttcttcttcttgaaGGGTTCGTTGACATCGCCGCCCTTGATGTGCGCGGGCAGCACCTCCTTGTTGCCATCTTCGCTCTTCAGTTTCGGCTTCTCAGTGCCTAGCTCATTGCTCAGCTCAGCTGGTGGCCCCAGTTGCGGTCCCGGTTTCTTTACATCGAGTCGCTCGTGACGGGCAAAGCCTAACATATTGGCGAGCAGCGACTGTTTGAGGTCGGCGGGATCATCCGCTTGTGGGGCATCGAGTAGCTCATCCTGTGGCATCATCAGCAGTCCTCCCTCTGTGTAGACGCGTTGATTGTGCAGCAAGCGCGGATAGCTATTGGAGGCCAACATGGCCTCCTCCTCCAGCGGTGTCAGCGAATTGCGACGCAAACTTGACTCAAAGGCCAGCTCTTGCTCTTGGGCATTGATATCGTTGTCACTGGGACGTCGCTTCATCATCTCCGGCTGCTCTTGCAACTCAACCAAAGGCTCCTGGGGTAAACCCTGCTCGTTGGCTAGCTCACGGAAGAAGGAACGCTTGGGCTGCTCCACTGCATCCACGGCATCTCCGCGGCGCTTGAAGGGCGCATAGTTGTCGGGGAAATAGAGCTCACTCGATTCGTTTACCTCGCCGGGCACAAAGATCTGCGTCTGCGGCTGATCTGCATCGgacatttgctgctgctgttgttgctgcagctgctgttgctgcttctgctgctgctccacaaTGGCCTCCAGCTGATCCATGGCATTGGCGGGCTGCTGCTTACGCTGATACGGTTGCGGATCGGGCTCGGATGCGGCGAGTATCTGGTAGAGTTCCAATTGATTCTGCTGCTCTGCCTTCTGATTGGCATCCTGCTCGGCCatgcgcagctgctgctcccgcTCAATGCGCTGCCGTTCCGTTTCCAGGAAGGCATCCATCACACTGGGCAGCTCCATTTGCGTGCTCTTCGTGTGCCCGTCCAGCTTGCCAAAGTGCTCCAACTCGAGCGGATCGTGACGCAGTCGCCGACGATCCTGCAGCTGCAACTCATGCAGTATGCTGTTGAAGCCACTGTCCTGTGGCTGCTTCTTGTGCAACATCGGATAGAACTGAGCGGGTCTCTGAGCCTGCGGCTGCTCCTCGAAGTAGTCAACGTTGCCCCCATCgagctgctcctgctgctgctgttgttcggGTGGCGAGAAGCGTACATAGGCCAAAGCACTGACCGGGTCGGCATCGAATTCGGACTGTACCGGCGCCAGATTGGCGCACAGATTCGGTGGCAGTTGCTGTTGGCGTTGCAGCGAGAAGAGCGCTCCCTGGATGCGGCACTGCACATAGTGATGATCCCAGCCTAGGCCGGCGCCCTGCAGCTCCTCCAGCATTGTGGCCAGAAGACGTGATTGGTCCTCGGTGAGTGGTGTCCTGGGTAGATAAAGGGAAGAAACGCAATGAACAATTAAAACTGTCCTCTTTACAACCAAGTACATGAGTAAGGATAATTACTTCTCAATGTCCTCAACGTCCACGCCGGTGGTGGGAATGCACTTGCCAAAGATGTTGTCTGCGGGAGGGAAAAGCAAAGTAAGGAACGTGGAAAACCATATGCAAATGATCCTACGTTTTAATAGGCCATGTAACTGCATTAATAGCGCGTGTCTTACAATACTGCACCCTTCACTTCCTATTTCCTACTCCCCTCCCTACTGccccttctctctcttcctttGTATCTTTGCGGCAccttttgttttcattgtgaTTTACGGGCGTTTAAATGCATATCCTTGTCGCTTGTCTCGACCGTAATTTGCATAATGTAACTGCGGATAGGGACGAAAAGCTGCGATGCCGACAACTGCAATGGCAGTTCGCTTCCCTGCGATAACTACATATGAGTCTGTGCGgctacactgagagaaatatGCAGTAAGCAATATAAACTATAACGTTTACTTATTCTTACAACAGTTTTagaacattaaaaatgcaaacaacaagAGAAAAGACTTATACTTCATAACTAGAACCTGGAAcataaaatattctatattcgTAATGTCAGTGGAAAGATAACCAATGACAAATGACAGTCAAACTATTTATCAAAATTCTCTCTTTAATAAACAGTGAACAAATATGTTTCACAAAAACTTCTAATCCATTTTAATCGTCCAAACTAATCTCATTCCTTCTTCCTCATCCGAAGTTCTAGTctacattttgtttaaatttaatattataatcaaAAGTTTTCTACCCCTTTTTAATCCATAAAATACTTGCTTAACTAATCTCACACATACTTTTGATTCTCCCtctttgcaaaattatttCGCATCTCTGAACTAAAGTTTCCTTACAAATTACACGTTTCTATGTTATTGCCCTTTTTAATCACTTATTTTTTCCCGCAGTGCACCGCGGCTTTGCTTTCATGTAGCGACGCGTGCGTTTTTCCCCCTTTTGAGGTCAACAATTTTTCCGCAATTTCCCACAATTTTTCGCAGGTTTTCTCCAGCAGCTGCTCTGGCAATTGTTCTCAGCATGCACACTGACATGCTTTGCCCCCTTATCCACCCCACCCTTTATGCTGCCACAGCAACCACTGCAATTCTCCCCTT
This DNA window, taken from Drosophila nasuta strain 15112-1781.00 chromosome 2L, ASM2355853v1, whole genome shotgun sequence, encodes the following:
- the LOC132784454 gene encoding receptor-type tyrosine-protein phosphatase N2 isoform X2, which produces MASNVQQQQQQRRQHTTTKVQQQRQQQQQQRQRQQTAAATVVQRRQQGEWSRQRLQQQQLQQQQPQQHNLIRNQQQQLAATPSTSQQQQRRRRLLIERSRRQAKKAESGSGGCGRICCNLDALRQPLRQLQFGSLSALLLLLLLATHGDSVQAEGNVGCQFVRTLCIPHSEVCYDDNIFGKCIPTTGVDVEDIEKTPLTEDQSRLLATMLEELQGAGLGWDHHYVQCRIQGALFSLQRQQQLPPNLCANLAPVQSEFDADPVSALAYVRFSPPEQQQQQEQLDGGNVDYFEEQPQAQRPAQFYPMLHKKQPQDSGFNSILHELQLQDRRRLRHDPLELEHFGKLDGHTKSTQMELPSVMDAFLETERQRIEREQQLRMAEQDANQKAEQQNQLELYQILAASEPDPQPYQRKQQPANAMDQLEAIVEQQQKQQQQLQQQQQQQMSDADQPQTQIFVPGEVNESSELYFPDNYAPFKRRGDAVDAVEQPKRSFFRELANEQGLPQEPLVELQEQPEMMKRRPSDNDINAQEQELAFESSLRRNSLTPLEEEAMLASNSYPRLLHNQRVYTEGGLLMMPQDELLDAPQADDPADLKQSLLANMLGFARHERLDVKKPGPQLGPPAELSNELGTEKPKLKSEDGNKEVLPAHIKGGDVNEPFKKKKVIKEQHSDEDHAPHTVDTEYAHVFVKNPIDSWYDGQRIMNELAQILHMQGYFSYLTVQPHEVSFRVDSNNPERKTAADVARYINENRGVKNNIQRRVGFYVLHAGVGDKVKDLRDPSVSASRIELAEQGPDVTHIMAYMFAGAGAAAVIVIFVTLILIKRHDRKRDKLGGLQSGISGAESCSKDYQDLCRARMAGKNGNATPGTGNGGNGGATASETAHSGRITSLSKENEGRPPSSRSSTSSWSEEPALTNMDISTGHMVLSYMEDHLRNKGRLQREWEALCRYEAEPSARDAASQPQCANLNRPGAPLPYDHSRVVLNHLANAEGLDYVNASTITDHDPRAPAYVAAQGPLPSTLAHFWQMIWEQGAVVIVALCRLQENGDVACARYWPEEGAEVYHIYEVHLVSEHIWCDDYLVRSFYLKNLRTSETRTVTQFHFLSWPQNGVPPQAKALLDFRRKVNKSYRGRSCPIVVHGSAGAGRTGSYILLDLVLGRMNKGAREIDIAATLEHLRDQRAGVVATRLQFEFVLMAVAEEVHAILKALPANTSGEKRELDKDAGGAAKEPLKEDKAQEAAEEEAPTSSSKAAAKEKEKEKDKKGKDKEKDKEKEKEQTKAAAEQKTPAKTTSAKQTTAKK
- the LOC132784454 gene encoding receptor-type tyrosine-protein phosphatase N2 isoform X1, whose product is MLKCTPLIMRTVRTSSAGGPIIMASNVQQQQQQRRQHTTTKVQQQRQQQQQQRQRQQTAAATVVQRRQQGEWSRQRLQQQQLQQQQPQQHNLIRNQQQQLAATPSTSQQQQRRRRLLIERSRRQAKKAESGSGGCGRICCNLDALRQPLRQLQFGSLSALLLLLLLATHGDSVQAEGNVGCQFVRTLCIPHSEVCYDDNIFGKCIPTTGVDVEDIEKTPLTEDQSRLLATMLEELQGAGLGWDHHYVQCRIQGALFSLQRQQQLPPNLCANLAPVQSEFDADPVSALAYVRFSPPEQQQQQEQLDGGNVDYFEEQPQAQRPAQFYPMLHKKQPQDSGFNSILHELQLQDRRRLRHDPLELEHFGKLDGHTKSTQMELPSVMDAFLETERQRIEREQQLRMAEQDANQKAEQQNQLELYQILAASEPDPQPYQRKQQPANAMDQLEAIVEQQQKQQQQLQQQQQQQMSDADQPQTQIFVPGEVNESSELYFPDNYAPFKRRGDAVDAVEQPKRSFFRELANEQGLPQEPLVELQEQPEMMKRRPSDNDINAQEQELAFESSLRRNSLTPLEEEAMLASNSYPRLLHNQRVYTEGGLLMMPQDELLDAPQADDPADLKQSLLANMLGFARHERLDVKKPGPQLGPPAELSNELGTEKPKLKSEDGNKEVLPAHIKGGDVNEPFKKKKVIKEQHSDEDHAPHTVDTEYAHVFVKNPIDSWYDGQRIMNELAQILHMQGYFSYLTVQPHEVSFRVDSNNPERKTAADVARYINENRGVKNNIQRRVGFYVLHAGVGDKVKDLRDPSVSASRIELAEQGPDVTHIMAYMFAGAGAAAVIVIFVTLILIKRHDRKRDKLGGLQSGISGAESCSKDYQDLCRARMAGKNGNATPGTGNGGNGGATASETAHSGRITSLSKENEGRPPSSRSSTSSWSEEPALTNMDISTGHMVLSYMEDHLRNKGRLQREWEALCRYEAEPSARDAASQPQCANLNRPGAPLPYDHSRVVLNHLANAEGLDYVNASTITDHDPRAPAYVAAQGPLPSTLAHFWQMIWEQGAVVIVALCRLQENGDVACARYWPEEGAEVYHIYEVHLVSEHIWCDDYLVRSFYLKNLRTSETRTVTQFHFLSWPQNGVPPQAKALLDFRRKVNKSYRGRSCPIVVHGSAGAGRTGSYILLDLVLGRMNKGAREIDIAATLEHLRDQRAGVVATRLQFEFVLMAVAEEVHAILKALPANTSGEKRELDKDAGGAAKEPLKEDKAQEAAEEEAPTSSSKAAAKEKEKEKDKKGKDKEKDKEKEKEQTKAAAEQKTPAKTTSAKQTTAKK